TGTCAGACTTGCACTTTGCGGAAAGGTCCAAAGCCCCGGCGGCCTGTATGATCTTATGCTCGTTATGGGAAAAGAAGAAACCATTGCCCGCATGAAGAAGACCGTAACTCTCGTATAGTTTTCCCCTTAAAAGACCACACAAAAAAGCCCCGCACTAAGTAAGTGCGGGGCTTTTTTGTGTGGAATATTTAATCATTATGCTGCTCAAAATAAGAATCAATTATGAATTGGTAAATGCCGTTCCCTTTAATTTCATCCAAAGCGTTCTGCCACCTTTGAACGACCTCATCAGGAACATGAGAAGCAAATGCTATGTAAGTATCAACGGTAAACAATGCCGGACCTGCTTTTTCAAACATTGAATAATCAAGCTCAGGATACTTTTTTAAAAAGCCCTGTATAATTCGCTCCCCCATAGGAACAAAATCAACACGCCCCTTCACTAACTTAAGAAAATCTAATCTCTGACAAGAGCTGACATCAAGATGAGTAAATCCTGTTTCAAACAGTATTTGATGGTAAGCAGCATCACGTGTTACAGCTATTCTAGAATTTTTCTTAGTCTCTTCAATACTTATAAAACTTACATTTGCCCCTTTTTTTCGGTAAAAATAAACATTACTAGTAAAAACAGGACCAACGAATTTGAATAACTTCTTCCGCTCCGCAGTAATAACCATAGGGTAAAGAACATCAGCCCGTCCATTTTGCAGATTTTGGTATGCTCTAGCCCAAGGGAGAAAAACAATTTCAGTATGCTCCTCGCCCAGTTGCCCTCTTAGAATATTGACAATGTTTGAAACAAATCCTTCAGCATGCCCATTAACCTTATAGCTAAATGGGGGATAACTTTCGGACATAATTCTGAGAGGACCTGCAGATGCTATCTGTGCCGTAAAAAAAGAAAAATAGGCAAATAATATGACATGGATAAGAATTTTCATACTGTAACGTTAAGACATAGAGACTGAAAAAGCAATTACATGGCTAAATTTACATGGTAAAATACAATAAAATATAACGAAAAGAACTCTTCACCCCCACTAAATACTATTATCACCTACCCACGGCACTATTTGGAACATCATAGCAGAAAGTAATACACAAACAGGACTTCGTCTTTACGCACAAAACTAAGCTTGCAATATCTAATCTATTTTCACTACTATAGCAGCCGACATACCAGTATAAAACGGAGAATAATATATGAGCCCCTTCGAAATATCTGACCACGCACAGCCCGAATTTACCTTCAACGCGAGACGATCACCTGTCTACTCAACGAAAGGCATGGTTGCGACTAGCCAGCCTTTAGCGACTGAAGCTGGACTTGAAATGCTACGCGCAGGCGGAAACGCAGCGGATGCAGCGATTGCAATAGCAGCCGCCCTTGCCGTGATCGAACCTTGCAGCACAGGGCTTGGCGGTGATGCATTTGCTCTTTACTACACGGCAGCCGATAAAAAAGTTTCTGCGCTGAATGGGTCAGGCAAATCTCCTAGCGAAATGACGCTCGAAAAAATTCAAGCTATGGGCATCGAAGGTTCATTACCTACGCGCCACGCTATGACCGTTAACGTCCCCGGTACATGCGCCATGTGGTGCGATCTAGTCGACAAATTCGGAACTCTGCCACTTTCAAAAATTTTTGCACCCGCCATACGGTTTGCTGAAGAAGGCTTTCCCGTCAGCCCGGTAACTGCCAAACTATGGAAAGATGGCGAGAACGAGATACTCACTACAAGCCCCGGAGGAATGACACTACTGCTCAACGACAAAGCTCCTAAAGCTGGCGAGATCATGCACAATCAAGTTCTTGCTGATGTACTGCGTTCCCTTGCACAGCTAAGTCCGCAGGAAGCTAAAAAGCTGTTTTACACGGGTGAAATTGCAGAGAAGATCGTAACTACAGTTCGTGAAAATGGCGGCTTTCTTTCCATGGATGATATGGCAGACCACGAAAGCATCTGGGCTGACTCAATTAAAGCGGACTACAGAGGGTATGAGATTCATGAATGCCCGCCCAACGGACAAGGACTTGCCGCCCTGCTTGCTCTGAACACACTCGAAAACATCGACCTTGTGGGCAAAGGTGGGCCCGGTTCAGCTCAAAGATTGCATCATCAAATTGAAGCAATGCGCCTTGGATTCGCAGACGCAAGGCTCCACATTACAGACCACACAGTATATGAAACACCGCTAAGCAAACTACTTTCACCAGCATATGGAGCAAAAAGAGCTTCCGAAATACATGCGGGAAAAGCTAATCCCGACGCTGAAAGCGGCGTACCTGTAAACAGCTCTGACACAGTCTATTTCAATGTAGTTGATAAAGATGGAAACGGCTGTTCCATGGTCAACTCTATCTATATGAATTTTGCGACAGGAATTGTACCGGACGGACTGGGATTCCCACTGCAAAATCGTGGACACAATTTCTCTCTGGACCCGTCCCATCCAAACGTGCTTGCACCAGGAAAACGCACATATCACACCATTATCCCTGGAATTTGTCTCCGCGCCAATGGATCACTCCATTCTGTCTTCGGAGTCATGGGTGGATTTATGCAGCCTCAGGGACACATGCAAGTTATCTCGGCCATGCTTGACGATGGAGCCAACCCGCAGGAAGCTTTAAACAGACTCAGGTTCTGTATCG
This window of the Maridesulfovibrio frigidus DSM 17176 genome carries:
- a CDS encoding substrate-binding periplasmic protein, with amino-acid sequence MKILIHVILFAYFSFFTAQIASAGPLRIMSESYPPFSYKVNGHAEGFVSNIVNILRGQLGEEHTEIVFLPWARAYQNLQNGRADVLYPMVITAERKKLFKFVGPVFTSNVYFYRKKGANVSFISIEETKKNSRIAVTRDAAYHQILFETGFTHLDVSSCQRLDFLKLVKGRVDFVPMGERIIQGFLKKYPELDYSMFEKAGPALFTVDTYIAFASHVPDEVVQRWQNALDEIKGNGIYQFIIDSYFEQHND
- the ggt gene encoding gamma-glutamyltransferase; this translates as MSPFEISDHAQPEFTFNARRSPVYSTKGMVATSQPLATEAGLEMLRAGGNAADAAIAIAAALAVIEPCSTGLGGDAFALYYTAADKKVSALNGSGKSPSEMTLEKIQAMGIEGSLPTRHAMTVNVPGTCAMWCDLVDKFGTLPLSKIFAPAIRFAEEGFPVSPVTAKLWKDGENEILTTSPGGMTLLLNDKAPKAGEIMHNQVLADVLRSLAQLSPQEAKKLFYTGEIAEKIVTTVRENGGFLSMDDMADHESIWADSIKADYRGYEIHECPPNGQGLAALLALNTLENIDLVGKGGPGSAQRLHHQIEAMRLGFADARLHITDHTVYETPLSKLLSPAYGAKRASEIHAGKANPDAESGVPVNSSDTVYFNVVDKDGNGCSMVNSIYMNFATGIVPDGLGFPLQNRGHNFSLDPSHPNVLAPGKRTYHTIIPGICLRANGSLHSVFGVMGGFMQPQGHMQVISAMLDDGANPQEALNRLRFCIEPGEAGGKICVEEGIPSEILKELEDMGHEIEVRKGYDRVLFGRGQIISRDETTGTLCAGCDPRSDGIANCLC